The following are from one region of the Lineus longissimus chromosome 19, tnLinLong1.2, whole genome shotgun sequence genome:
- the LOC135502866 gene encoding ATP-dependent 6-phosphofructokinase-like has protein sequence MGGYCGYLATLSGLAGGADQAYIFEEHFSIKDMQGDVVHLKAKIEDGVQRGLILRNEYANDNYTTDFIQQLYSEEGKGVFSCRKNVLGHMQQGGLPTPFDRNMGTKLAAKAVERVMTQIQQYEKPDGFVFCDDEETACLLGLVRRASKFTPMKELKKQTDWKHRLPLEQWWLKLRPLLRILAKHENVYEMEGVNVTSTDAESSDGDVL, from the exons ATGGGGGGCTACTGTGGCTATTTGGCCACCCTCTCTGGACTCGCTGGAGGGGCTGACCAGGCCTACATCTTCGAGGAACatttctctatcaaggacatgcAG GGTGATGTAGTGCATTTGAAGGCCAAGATAGAGGATGGAGTACAGAGAGGTCTCATTTTGAG AAATGAGTATGCTAACGACAACTATACCACCGACTTTATCCAGCAACTTTACTCGGAGGAGGGAAAAGGTGTTTTCAGTTGTAGAAAGAACGTTCTGGGCCACATGCAACAG GGCGGACTGCCAACGCCGTTCGATCGTAACATGGGCACAAAACTGGCGGCCAAGGCGGTGGAGCGTGTCATGACACAAATTCAGCAGTACGAGAAGCCAGATG GTTTtgtattctgtgatgatgaggaAACTGCCTGTCTTCTCGGGTTGGTGCGTAGGGCGTCAAAATTCACCCCAATGAAAGAACTAAAGAAGCAGACAGATTGGAA GCATCGTCTCCCACTGGAGCAGTGGTGGTTGAAATTGCGGCCCCTCCTCCGAATCCTGGCGAAACACGAGAATGTATACGAAATGGAGGGCGTGAATGTCACCTCCACTGATGCGGAGAGTTCAGATGGCGACGTCCTGTAA
- the LOC135502865 gene encoding uncharacterized protein LOC135502865 isoform X2 has protein sequence MDIIATVMLFIILITTSANIVSCEEEDGLNRPTHCPLGQYYAMAIKQCRSCVYPCRIDRKACRAMGCADYEATTAASTRSNSEAVHVNDVNVDEHPMRQRRKRRKVRCELGEFYDVAIEQCRSCSIPCSLSSRVCHEMGCDGYKSYQTTTTLASTSSSTEVGTMLASSKSSAEVGIMARNNEFMYIIGGTGGASVLLFCVVIILAIWLIRLSREKKSKREKYMRVSYLNEKSEKEEKSLLKSNEQSTRSCLRDTTTVSVEETDETNMSVKNAGSDVEATDGSLV, from the exons ATGGATATAATAGCCACAGTAATGCTATTTATAATTCTAATAACAACGTCGGCGAACATCGTAAGCTGCGAAGAAGAAGACGGactcaataggcctactcattgCCCACTAGGGCAATATTACGCAATGGCTATAAAGCAATGCCGTTCATGCGTATACCCCTGCAGAATTGACAGAAAAGCCTGCCGTGCCATGGGATGTGCTG ATTACGAAGCAACAACCGCAGCAAGTACCAGAAGCAACAGTGAggcagtacatgtaaatgatgtcAACGTCGATGAACATCCTATGCGGCAGAGACGAAAACGTCGTAAAGTGCGTTGCGAACTGGGGGAATTTTATGATGTAGCCATAGAGCAGTGTCGGTCCTGCAGTATCCCTTGCAGCCTCAGTAGTAGAGTTTGCCATGAAATGGGGTGTGATG GTTACAAAAGTTACCAAACAACGACCACCTTAGCCAGTACCAGTAGCAGCACTGAGGTTGGAACAATGTTAGCAAGTTCCAAAAGCAGCGCCGAGGTTGGAATAATGGCAAGGAATAATGAGTTCATGTACATAATCGGTGGGACTGGTGGGGCGTCAGTGCTGTTGTTTTGCGTTGTTATCATTCTCGCAATCTGGCTGATACGGCTTTCTAGAG AAAAGAAATCAAAGCGTGAGAAATACATGCGTGTGAGTTACTTAAACGAAAAGTCCGAAAAGGAGGAAAAGAGTTTACTGAAGAGTAATGAACAGTCAACTCGGAGCTGCTTAAGGGACACTACGACTGTCAGTGTGGAGGAAACGGATGAAACAAACATGTCAGTAAAGAACGCTGGCAGTGACGTCGAAGCAACCG
- the LOC135502865 gene encoding uncharacterized protein LOC135502865 isoform X1 → MDIIATVMLFIILITTSANIVSCEEEDGLNRPTHCPLGQYYAMAIKQCRSCVYPCRIDRKACRAMGCADYEATTAASTRSNSEAVHVNDVNVDEHPMRQRRKRRKVRCELGEFYDVAIEQCRSCSIPCSLSSRVCHEMGCDDYEAKTAASTRSNSEAVHVNDVNVDELPMRQRRKRRKGRCERGEYYSALIEQCRSCSIPCSLSSRVCLVMGCDGYKSYQTTTTLASTSSSTEVGTMLASSKSSAEVGIMARNNEFMYIIGGTGGASVLLFCVVIILAIWLIRLSREKKSKREKYMRVSYLNEKSEKEEKSLLKSNEQSTRSCLRDTTTVSVEETDETNMSVKNAGSDVEATDGSLV, encoded by the exons ATGGATATAATAGCCACAGTAATGCTATTTATAATTCTAATAACAACGTCGGCGAACATCGTAAGCTGCGAAGAAGAAGACGGactcaataggcctactcattgCCCACTAGGGCAATATTACGCAATGGCTATAAAGCAATGCCGTTCATGCGTATACCCCTGCAGAATTGACAGAAAAGCCTGCCGTGCCATGGGATGTGCTG ATTACGAAGCAACAACCGCAGCAAGTACCAGAAGCAACAGTGAggcagtacatgtaaatgatgtcAACGTCGATGAACATCCTATGCGGCAGAGACGAAAACGTCGTAAAGTGCGTTGCGAACTGGGGGAATTTTATGATGTAGCCATAGAGCAGTGTCGGTCCTGCAGTATCCCTTGCAGCCTCAGTAGTAGAGTTTGCCATGAAATGGGGTGTGATG ATTACGAAGCAAAAACCGCAGCAAGTACCAGAAGCAACAGTGAggcagtacatgtaaatgatgtcAACGTCGATGAACTTCCTATGCGGCAGAGACGAAAACGACGCAAAGGGCGTTGCGAACGAGGGGAATATTATTCAGCACTCATAGAGCAGTGTCGGTCATGCAGTATCCCTTGCAGCCTCAGTAGTAGAGTTTGCCTCGTCATGGGGTGTGATG GTTACAAAAGTTACCAAACAACGACCACCTTAGCCAGTACCAGTAGCAGCACTGAGGTTGGAACAATGTTAGCAAGTTCCAAAAGCAGCGCCGAGGTTGGAATAATGGCAAGGAATAATGAGTTCATGTACATAATCGGTGGGACTGGTGGGGCGTCAGTGCTGTTGTTTTGCGTTGTTATCATTCTCGCAATCTGGCTGATACGGCTTTCTAGAG AAAAGAAATCAAAGCGTGAGAAATACATGCGTGTGAGTTACTTAAACGAAAAGTCCGAAAAGGAGGAAAAGAGTTTACTGAAGAGTAATGAACAGTCAACTCGGAGCTGCTTAAGGGACACTACGACTGTCAGTGTGGAGGAAACGGATGAAACAAACATGTCAGTAAAGAACGCTGGCAGTGACGTCGAAGCAACCG